Proteins encoded by one window of Rhodamnia argentea isolate NSW1041297 chromosome 6, ASM2092103v1, whole genome shotgun sequence:
- the LOC115756413 gene encoding kiwellin-like → MCHNTTSPSGGGCQSSGTMHCHGKSFPKYRCSPPVTSSTRATLTNNDFSEGGDGGGPSECDDSYHKNSELIVALSTGWYASGSRCGDTIRITSTKTGRTVMAKVVDECDSLNGCDDEHDNQPPCRNDIVDASNAVWQALGLDIEVGEEDVTCSTA, encoded by the coding sequence ATGTGTCACAATACTACATCACCTTCCGGTGGAGGATGTCAGTCCTCGGGTACTATGCACTGCCACGGCAAGTCCTTCCCTAAATATCGTTGCTCGCCCCCGGTAACGTCTTCCACTCGAGCAACCTTGACGAACAATGATTTCAGCGAAGGCGGTGATGGTGGGGGCCCGTCGGAGTGCGACGACAGTTACCACAAAAACTCAGAGCTGATTGTTGCACTGTCGACCGGGTGGTATGCTAGCGGGTCTCGATGCGGGGATACGATCAGGATAACATCTACGAAGACCGGGAGGACCGTGATGGCCAAGGTGGTCGACGAGTGCGACTCTTTGAATGGGTGCGACGATGAACACGACAATCAGCCGCCGTGTAGGAACGACATTGTCGACGCTTCAAATGCGGTGTGGCAGGCTTTGGGGTTGGACATAGAAGTGGGTGAAGAGGACGTTACATGTTCCACGGCATAG